A region of the Anolis carolinensis isolate JA03-04 chromosome 1, rAnoCar3.1.pri, whole genome shotgun sequence genome:
aaggtcttatATCTGGCCCCCGCGctcagttttagatttaggttcaccctaaatctgaaatgacttgaaggtatacaataacaacaacaatcttaattaccttgactatctcatcagcaagaagcagacaCACACTTCCCAtcgaaatcctggtaggttttgtgttgttcattcattcagtcgtttctggctctttgtgacctcatggaccagtccacgccagagctccccgtTGGCCGTCCgccgccgcccccagttccttcaaggtcaagccagtcacttcaaggataccgtccatccatcttgcccttggtcggtctctcttcctttttccttccatttccccagcatcgtgatcttttccaagctttcctgtctcctcatgatgtggccaaagcacatggaggatgaactggttggatcttcttgcggtccaaggcactctcaggattttcctccagcaccaggcatgtagcctgggggggggggggggggggcttgaggggcttcagaaattctcagggtggtccgtgagaaagccttacatttactatttaaactgttacattgattcatatcatgatctgatcaccatgctcaattaTATATCCCATAAGCATGCGGGTAATGGGATAACcatacaaaaagtttgctagggtagaccctctcccgctcaaactcacccccccccccccaaacaaaatcctggctacgggcctgtccagtaccaaagttcaaaagcatctatcttcctttgctcagcctggtaggtttatgttggttaaaattgttcttatttttaaatattgtattgtgccttggttgttgttgttttttttttttgcactacaaataagacatgtgcagtgtgtttAGGAATTTGTCCATACGTTTTTTCAaaccatagtctggccccccaacactctgaggggccgtggaccggccctctgctttaaaagttcgAGGACCCCCGGAATAAGAGGTTGACAGGCGAAGGTGGCGAAACTCCAAAGAGGGGGGAGCGTGTCTTGCCGGGGACATGTCTCTCTCGCAAaggggaatcccccccccccccaaaggaaaCTCGAACTCGGCCAGTTTCCCGCCTTCCTCGGCCGCCCGGTCGGTTTCGTTTCTCCGGAGGCCGAACCCCCGGCAGCACTGATCCCAGCCCTTGAAGAAGCGCTCGGCTCTCGCGTCGCGTCGCGTCGTAGAATCATAGCGTTCCCGGTTTTGATTTTCCTGGCGGGAAGCGAAGCCATGGAGCCAGGCGCCGCCGTGAGAAGGAAGAAGAGCGGGCAGAAGAAGGAGGAGGCGGCGAAGGGGGAGAAGGGAAAAGCGGCGCCGACGGAGAGGGCAGCGGGGGCGGCGAAGGGAGCCACAGAAGCGCCGAAGAAGGGCAGGAAGGGAACTGAAGCCCAGAAGAACCAGTCCAGCGGCGAGGAGAAGGGGATGGAGAGGAAGCGCTCTTCCCGGGCCAAGTCAGAGGGGGCCAAAGGGCAGGAGGCCAAGGAGGAAGAAGCGGCGCCGAGGGAGAGGGCAGCGGGGGCGGCCAGGGGAGACGCAGAAGCGCCGAAGAAGGGCAGGAAAGGAGGCCAAGGCCAGGAGGAGGCGAAGGGAAAAGCGGCGCCGAGGGAGAGGGCAGCGGGGGCGGCGAAGGGAGCCACAGAAGCGCCGAAGAAGGGCAGGAAGGGAGGCGaaggccaggaggaggaggagggcggcgAGGAGAAGGGGGTCGCGAAGAAGCGCTCTTCCCGGGCCAAGAAGCAGCAGGCGCAGGCAGGTGAGGCGGCGCCGGGGGCTGCTCCGCAAAGGCAGGAGGCGAAGGAGGCCGAGCGTTGCTCGGGGGCGCGGAGGAAGAGCCTCCCCCGCGgcgctgctcctgctgctgcctcCCCCGCCCTCCGCCCGGTGCTGGAGAGGCTCCGCCTGGGCAGGGAGGCGCGCAGCGAGGCCGCCGACCAGGTCAACCAGCTCCGGGACCGGCTGGTGCGCGCCGTCAAAAAGGTGCCCGGCTTCAAGACCGTCGAGGTCTTCGGCGCTGGAAGCTACTACGAGGGCGCCAAGGTACGCGCTGCCGCCTTCCGCTTGCTTTGCCAGGCTTCATCCCACTAGAGCCCAGGCAGGGGCTAacgtgggccctccctccaggtgtagGCGGCtgaagcggccgagggggaaaaggaaggggccggaggctgttcggaatggtgggagttggagtccaaaacacctggagggagggcccaagtttacccttGCCTGCTCGAATTTTTAGGAAACATTTACTAGGAAAGTGTGGGGTTGGGGAACAAGGGAAGGGAAAATATGGGGGTAATAgattaattgggttgctgtgagttttccgggctgcgtgaccatgctccagaagcattctctcttcacctgtcgcccacatctatggcaggcatgtggaccatttcaacagaaaggagggaagcatgaaaatgaacaaaatctggcttccagtatttttGAAAACGGTAAAATcaggacaacactctgaaaacgggaattccacacaggaaacaatcagggccagctaacacctcccaacaaaggattcccccaggcaggaagcagccaggccttaagctgcaaggccatacagggtaattaattacaacatgcaCACGTCCAactgacaagggttctttcttccaccctggacctttcacagatacataaacctcgcACGTTtacttttccaatatacctcacaacatctgaggatgcctgccatagatgtgggcagcacgtcaggagagaatgcttctggaacatagccatacagcccggaaaacacacaacaacccagtgtagaaggggctatagCTATCAACGTGATATATTAGTATAAACGCTGTGACATGACTGTTCCTATCTGAATGATTATACCTTTTCTGGCATCTCTTTTCCTTTACTATCTTGGACATGGGACACATGGTAACTCCACTTTTTTTCCCTGGCTTCCAGATCTGTAGCCCAAATGAGTTTGATATTATGCTTAAAATTCCTGAAGTAAGACTGGAGCTGGAATCCTGTGAAGTTGTCTCTTCTTCTGGTGCCTTTCATTATGTAAAGCTGAAAAGAGATCCTGCCAATAAGGAACTCAAGGAATTTTGTGAAGATAACGAACGACTTTCATCTTCTCGTATGCTTTTGGGACTAAGGAACATTATTATGGATGAAGTAAAGAAAATGGCAGGTAAATACAAAGCACTTTTTTCATGCTTCATAGGGGTCATTGCCTGAAAAGATTTATTACAACTTTTGATTGTAGACTGCAGTAATACTTTACATGTTCTGGTCATCCGGTTTGATGCATttattttcaggctgtatgaaAGTTTACCAAAAGCAGTGTTTTTGTCTACAGAAACTAGCTAATTTTTGGGGAGGGAGAGTTGCAAGATGTTGCCTGCGGATTGTTTACTTGCCATAATTTGTCATTTGGACAGTACCAAGAAAAGCTTTCTGAATCTAATTCCCTTACCATACAGTGAGGCATATTTCTGAGCACTCATGTAAGAtggcactgtttttttttttaaataatgttgacTGTACTAGTGGT
Encoded here:
- the cgas gene encoding cyclic GMP-AMP synthase; amino-acid sequence: MEPGAAVRRKKSGQKKEEAAKGEKGKAAPTERAAGAAKGATEAPKKGRKGTEAQKNQSSGEEKGMERKRSSRAKSEGAKGQEAKEEEAAPRERAAGAARGDAEAPKKGRKGGQGQEEAKGKAAPRERAAGAAKGATEAPKKGRKGGEGQEEEEGGEEKGVAKKRSSRAKKQQAQAGEAAPGAAPQRQEAKEAERCSGARRKSLPRGAAPAAASPALRPVLERLRLGREARSEAADQVNQLRDRLVRAVKKVPGFKTVEVFGAGSYYEGAKICSPNEFDIMLKIPEVRLELESCEVVSSSGAFHYVKLKRDPANKELKEFCEDNERLSSSRMLLGLRNIIMDEVKKMADMNVSVEKKRPGSPAVTILIGSPPSVISVDIILALEFHHPKWCSSTENGLGIEEWMGTKVKKSLRSEPLYLVTKNVKDGKCFIENTWRLSFSNIEKMLLQNHGQTKTCCEIKGEKCCRLVSNHYPQGHIAT